The proteins below are encoded in one region of Aquisphaera giovannonii:
- a CDS encoding methyltransferase family protein, translating into MLVTVSPAMAIAAMLSILAYLGLAAAGWGGVPAFLGHPARAAVAAMTVLLTVLALFTGGNLSPGQREDRGNRWVLAAIGVIGLMLAYLPAYCDRRDLWTIDGDAARWSGAVLYGAGGLLRLWPVYVLGRRFSGLVAIQPGHQLVTTGIYRVIRHPSYLGLLIGTLGWALAFRSSVGVGLAALLVVPLVARIRAEETLLRSQFGDEYDVYRARTWRLIPGIY; encoded by the coding sequence ATGCTCGTGACCGTCTCACCCGCGATGGCCATCGCCGCCATGCTTTCGATCCTCGCCTACCTCGGCCTTGCGGCGGCGGGCTGGGGCGGGGTCCCCGCCTTCCTGGGCCACCCGGCCAGGGCGGCGGTTGCGGCCATGACGGTCCTCCTCACGGTGCTGGCCCTCTTCACCGGCGGGAACCTGAGCCCGGGGCAGCGAGAGGACCGCGGGAACCGCTGGGTCCTCGCGGCCATCGGCGTGATCGGCCTGATGCTCGCCTACCTGCCGGCCTACTGCGATCGCCGGGATCTCTGGACGATCGACGGCGATGCCGCCCGATGGTCGGGCGCGGTTCTGTACGGCGCCGGAGGCCTCCTCCGACTCTGGCCGGTCTACGTGCTGGGGAGGCGGTTCAGCGGGCTCGTCGCCATCCAGCCCGGACATCAGCTCGTCACGACCGGGATCTACCGGGTCATCCGCCACCCGAGCTACCTCGGCCTGCTGATCGGCACCCTCGGCTGGGCGTTGGCCTTCCGCTCGTCCGTCGGCGTGGGCCTCGCGGCGCTCCTGGTCGTCCCCCTGGTCGCGCGCATCCGCGCCGAGGAGACCCTGCTCCGGTCCCAGTTCGGCGACGAGTACGACGTCTACCGGGCCCGCACGTGGCGGCTGATACCGGGTATCTACTGA